From Cucumis melo cultivar AY chromosome 1, USDA_Cmelo_AY_1.0, whole genome shotgun sequence, a single genomic window includes:
- the LOC103495491 gene encoding probable alpha,alpha-trehalose-phosphate synthase [UDP-forming] 7, with the protein MISRSYTNLLDLASGNFPAMEVKKKRFPRVMTVPGNVAELDDDQAYSVTSENPSSISSDRMIIVANQLPLRAKRREDDNSWSFSWNEDSLLLQLKDGLPEDMEILYVGSLKVDIQPEEQDEVSQILLERFRCIPAFLPPHILEKFYDGFCKRHLWPLFHYMLPYSADQKGRFDRSMWEAYVSANKLFFQKVVEVINPDDDYIWIHDYHLMVLPTFLRRRFNRVKMGFFLHSPFPSSEIYRTLPVREEILKALLNSDIIGFHTFDYARHFLSCCSRMLGLEYQSKRGYLGLEYYGRTIGIKIMPVGIHMSRIESVMKLADEDAKTRELTQQFAGKTVLLGVDDLDIFKGINLKLLAMEQVLKQHPKWIGKAVLIQIVNPARGKGRDLQEIEDEIKESCRRINKEYGHPGYEPIVLLDRHVPITERVAYYSIAECVAVTAVRDGMNLTPYEYVVCRQGISTSQKCLNFSGPKKSMLVISEFIGCSPSLSGAFRVNPWNVEKTAEALNEAISMADSEKQLRHEKHYRYVATHDVAYWSRSFLQDMERTCSDHFRRRCWGIGFSFGFRVVALDPNFRKLSVDAIVSSYSRAESRAILLDYDGTVMPQNSINKSPSAQVISILNTLCADAKNVVFIVSGRGRDSLSKWFCPCKKLGIAAEHGYFLRQSQNEEWKICGQSSDFGWMHIAEPVMKLYTEATDGSSIERKESALVWQYRDADPGFGSSQAKEMLDHLESVLANEPVAVKSGQFIVEVKPQGVTKGLVAEKIFSSMAEDGKLADFVLCIGDDRSDEDMFEIIGNALSSNILSPTTSVFACTVGQKPSKAKYYLDDTAEVISMLEYLAEASSPLPSSDDEEGENAS; encoded by the exons ATGATTTCGAGATCTTACAcaaatcttttagatttggcttcTGGAAATTTTCCAGCAATGGAAGTGAAAAAGAAGCGATTTCCGCGGGTCATGACTGTTCCGGGTAATGTAGCTGAGCTCGATGATGATCAAGCCTACAGTGTTACATCTGAAAACCCGTCCTCAATTTCGTCAGATCGGATGATAATTGTAGCAAACCAGCTTCCTTTAAGAGCAAAACGAAGGGAGGATGATAATTCATGGAGTTTCAGTTGGAATGAAGATTCGTTGCTTTTGCAGCTTAAAGATGGCTTACCAGAAGATATGGAGATTCTCTATGTTGGTTCGTTGAAAGTCGATATCCAACCAGAAGAACAAGATGAGGTCTCCCAGATTTTGTTGGAGAGATTTAGGTGTATTCCTGCATTTTTGCCTCCTCATATTTTGGAGAAGTTTTATGATGGTTTCTGCAAGAGGCATTTGTGGCCTCTTTTTCATTATATGTTGCCATATTCTGCTGATCAGAAGGGTCGATTTGATCGCTCCATGTGGGAAGCTTATGTATCCGCAAATAAGTTATTTTTCCAGAAAGTAGTCGAGGTCATCAACCCAGATGATGACTATATCTGGATTCATGATTACCATTTGATGGTATTGCCCACTTTCTTGAGGAGGCGTTTTAACAGAGTTAAAATGGGATTTTTCCTTCATAGTCCATTTCCTTCATCTGAGATCTACCGTACCCTTCCTGTCAGAGAAGAGATTCTCAAGGCATTACTTAACTCTGATATCATTGGATTCCACACTTTCGATTATGCTCGTCATTTCCTTTCTTGTTGCAGCCGAATGTTGGGGTTGGAATACCAGTCAAAAAGGGGATATCTTGGATTGGAATACTACGGCAGAACGATTGGGATAAAAATAATGCCTGTTGGTATTCATATGAGTCGGATTGAATCGGTAATGAAACTGGCAGATGAGGATGCTAAGACTAGGGAACTCACACAGCAATTTGCAGGGAAGACGGTGTTGCTTGGTGTTGATGATTTGGACATTTTCAAAGGTATCAACTTGAAATTGTTAGCTATGGAACAGGTACTAAAGCAACATCCAAAGTGGATAGGAAAGGCTGTACTTATCCAAATTGTAAATCCAGCCAGAGGTAAGGGAAGAGATTTACAAGAAATAgaagatgaaataaaagaaagcTGTAGAAGGATCAACAAGGAGTATGGGCATCCTGGTTATGAGCCAATAGTACTTCTCGACAGGCATGTGCCAATCACTGAAAGGGTTGCTTATTATAGCATTGCTGAGTGTGTAGCTGTAACTGCTGTTAGAGATGGTATGAACCTAACTCCTTATGAGTACGTTGTCTGTAGACAGGGAATATCCACCTCCCAAAAATGTTTGAACTTCAGCGGACCAAAAAAGAGCATGCTCGTCATATCTGAATTTATTGGGTGCTCTCCATCACTGAGTGGAGCATTTCGTGTTAATCCATGGAATGTGGAAAAGACAGCAGAGGCTCTGAATGAAGCAATCTCAATGGCTGATTCAGAGAAGCAGCTGCGACATGAGAAGCATTATCGTTACGTTGCCACACACGACGTCGCTTATTGGTCTCGTAGTTTCTTGCAAGACATGGAGAGAACTTGCTCAGATCATTTCAGGAGAAGATGTTGGGGAATAGGTTTTAGTTTTGGATTCAGGGTTGTAGCTCTTGATCCCAACTTCAGAAAACTCTCAGTAGATGCCATTGTATCATCTTACAGTAGGGCCGAAAGTCGGGCCATTCTGTTGGACTATGATGGCACTGTGATGCCCCAAAACTCCATAAATAAGTCACCTAGTGCGCAGGTTATCTCTATCCTTAACACGCTTTGTGCAGATGCAAAAAACGTGGTCTTCATTGTGAGTGGACGAGGGAGAGACAGCTTAAGCAAGTGGTTTTGTCCATGCAAGAAGCTTGGAATTGCAGCAGAACATGGATATTTTTTAAG GCAGTCACAAAACGAAGAGTGGAAGATCTGCGGCCAAAGTTCTGATTTTGGATGGATGCACATTGCCGAGCCTGTTATGAAATTATATACCGAGGCTACAGATGGTTCTTCTATTGAAAGAAAGGAAAGTGCTTTGGTTTGGCAGTATCGAGATGCAGATCCTGGTTTCGGATCATCCCAGGCAAAGGAGATGTTGGATCATTTAGAAAGTGTTTTGGCCAACGAACCGGTTGCAGTCAAAAGCGGCCAATTTATCGTAGAAGTGAAACCACAG GGGGTTACCAAAGGCCTTGTGGCTGAAAAGATCTTTTCATCAATGGCAGAGGATGGAAAGCTTGCTGACTTTGTGTTGTGCATCGGTGACGACAGATCAGATGAGGACATGTTTGAAATAATTGGTAATGCATTGTCCAGTAACATTCTTTCTCCAACGACGTCAGTTTTTGCCTGCACTGTTGGACAAAAACCAAGCAAAGCCAAATATTATTTAGATGACACAGCCGAAGTAATAAGCATGCTTGAGTACCTGGCTGAAGCTTCTAGTCCATTACCATCCTCCGATGATGAAGAAGGTGAAAATGCTTCTTGA
- the LOC107991343 gene encoding LOW QUALITY PROTEIN: uncharacterized protein LOC107991343 (The sequence of the model RefSeq protein was modified relative to this genomic sequence to represent the inferred CDS: inserted 2 bases in 1 codon), which translates to MDKEVQPSGPIRNIKHLGFIIVGLYPKGSPSRNSRRPXGLNPGLRGGLEIVFNQQ; encoded by the exons ATGGACAAAGAAGT CCAGCCCAGTGGGCCAATTAGAAACATAAAGCATTTGGGCTTTATAATTGTAGGACTTTACCCCAAAGGGAGCCCTTCCAGAAATTCTCGAAGGCC GGGCTTGAACCCAGGCCTAAGAGGGGGTTTGGAAATAGTTTTCAACCAGCAATAG